The genomic window AATATTCGCACCCAGGTCCAACAGAAAACAGGAGCCAGCCTCAGCGGGCAGTGATTTGCCCAGCGCCGGGCGACGCACACCCTCAATGGTTCCAAGGATGCTGCGACTGAGCGCAAGTAGTGCACCGGTGTTGCCCGATGTAACCATCGCATCTGCTTCGCCATCGGCAACGGCTTTCAGCGCACAGGCCATGGAAGAGTCACGCTTTCTACGTAGCGCATGAACCGGGTTGCACTCCTGGGTGACAACCTGCTCACAGGGAACGACCTCTAGACGGTCAGCGACAGAGGTGGAGTGGAATTCGCGGAGAAGATCCTGAAGCTGAGGTGCTGGTCCGTAGAGCTTCAGACTCGCCAGGGGGAATCGTTGAAGGAATCTTATGCAGGCCGGAACGACAGAGCGGGGACCTAAGTCCCCGCCCATCGCATCCACGGCCAATCGTAATTGGCTGGACAAACTTTACTCTTCTTCAGAGCCGCCGACTTCGATCACCTTGCGACCACGGTAGAAACCGTCTTTGGTCACGTGGTGACGACGATGCTTCTCGCCAGTAGTCGGATCGACGGACAGAGTCGCACCTGCGCCCAGGGCGTCGTGAGAACGACGCATGCCGCGACGGGAACGAGTCTTTTTGTTTTGCTGAACAGCCATGGCTTGCTCCTAAAATAACCAAATTACACTGGAACCGGGGCGCCTACCGGCGAGCCCAACCCGTCGGCAACCACTAGGATTTATCCGACGAACCCTTCAACTGTTCCAGCACTTTAAAGGGGTTTTCCCGCTGCTCTCCCTGCTCTTCGGACTTGTCAGCGAACTGGAACTTGTCGCGCGCGACACATTCCTCGTCGTGATAAGCCACCATGGGCAGGTTGAGCAAAATCTCATCTTCCAGGACCTGGTACAGGTTGAGCTCATCGCCATCCTGTATCACAGGGTCCAGATCCTTGGGCAGTGATTTACCCTGCTCCTCAGACCATACAATTCCCCAGTGCACGCCAGCCTCAACCGACTCTGGCATGGGCTGCAGGCATCGCTGACAGAGCAACTGCACGTTGCAACTGACCTTGCCTTCAACTGCCATATGACGATTCAGGTCACGGCCGAAAGTCAGTTCCGCGCGCACATCGCCGTCAACCGACTCAACTGCCGCAAGCAACCTGTCGAGGGCGCTTGCAGGCACAGTGCCGGAAAGCACCTGCTCCCGCTGTACCAACTTGCGGGCATCCACGATCTTTGGAATCGTATCCGCCTGCTGACTTGCACCTCCAGCCATTCTCAGAGCCTCCCTGAACACATCTGGCAAGGGCCCCTCTGAGCGGCCGGCGACGCCTCTGAGGGCACCGCGAACACTGGGGGTATCGACATAAGCGCGCAATTCTATGGACAAGCCATACCCTTGTCAAAACAATTCCACCGCCGCTACATTGGCCAGAAATCGGGCCTATCCACGCTGCCAGCCTCAGGAGAATATCCATGCCTCGCCAACTGATTCTAGCTTCCAGTTCTCCCTACCGCCGGCAACTGCTGCAACGACTCCAGCTACCGTTTGAATGCAGCTCACCCCATATAAATGAAGAAGCAACGGTCGGAGAGACTCCCGAAGCGCTGGCGGGACGCCTTGCCAGCGAAAAGGCGCAAGCACTGGCCGCCCGCTTTCCTGACGCGCTCATCATTGGCTCGGACCAGGTCGCGGACCTTCAGGGGCAGGCCCTGGGCAAACCGGGCAACCTGGAAACAGCCCGCGAACAGCTACTGGCATGCAGCGGTGAACAGGTTGTATTTCATACAGGGCTAAGCCTGCTGGATACCGCCACCGGCCAACAGCGCACCGAAGTGGACCGGTTTACCGTTCACTTCCGCAAACTCTCAGAGCAGCAGATTCTGAACTACCTGAACCGGGAACAGCCCTTTGATTGTGCCGGATCGTTCAAAGTGGAAGGGTTGGGGATCGCACTCTTCGAGAAAATGGAAGGATCAGACCACAATTCACTGATCGGACTCCCATTAATTCGACTGGTTAGCCTACTGAGTGAGTTCGGCCTGCCCCCGCTGGAGCAACCCTGACAACCGACCGAGAGCAGCCCGGCGTCAGGACACCAGAGGTGGCCAGCTAAGCAGCTCCGGAAAGTGATCGATGATTGCGCTGGGTCCACAGGCCTGCAGGCGCTCGGGATGGTGGACTCCGTAACTCACCCCTACGGCTGCCATATCCAGAGCCGCGGCCATCTGCAGGTCATAGACCGTATCGCCCACCATCACCGCTTCTTCTACCGGGATCCCGGTCTCCAGCAATAGCTCTCGCAACATCCGCGGATGCGGTTTTGACGCCGTCTCGTCAGCACACCGACTGGCAACGAACAGAGCACCCAGCCCGTGGTCTTCGAACTCGCGATTGAGCCCACGTCGACTCTTCCCGGTCGCCACGGCCAACTGATGGCCATCGCTCTGCAAGCGATCCAGAGTTTCGAGCACGCCATCGAAGAGCGGCAGGGGCTCAGAGCGCGCCGCCAGCCACTCATCCGCATAGAACTGGCGCATACTGTCCCGCTGCTCCATGGACGCCTCAGGAAAGAGGCTGCTCACCGCCTCTGGCAATCCGAGACCAATAATGTTGCCGATCGCCTCGGGGTGGAGCACCGGCAGCCCTGCGCGATCCGCAGCCCGCTGCATACAGAAGACAATACGGGCCTCGGAATTACAGACAGTACCGTCCCAATCAAGAATCACCAGCATCTCAGTCCTACCTCTCCAAATGCCTCGCTAGGCCTGTGCCGGAAGCTCAGCCCCGGAGCGCAGGTTGGACAAGACAAGCTCCAGCTCCTCCGAGAGAGGCGCCTCCACCTTAACCTTCTGCCCATCGGGCAAGGTACACCCGACAAGGGCAGAATGAAGAAACAGCCGCTTCAGACCTACAGCCCGAAAGGCCTTATTGACATCATCAGCGGTGTACTTGGCATCGCCCGCCAGCGGGCAGCCGACAAACTGTGCGTGAACCCGGATCTGATGAGTGCGCCCGGTCACCGGCTCAGCTGCGAGCAGGGTCGCACCCGAAAATCGCTCCAGCACCTGGAAACGCGTCTCGCTGGCCTTACCTTCCGGGTCAACAGAGACCATACGCTCTCCGCTCTTGAGCGTGTTTTTTCTCAGGGGCGCCTCTACCACCCGCCGCCCCCGGGGCCATTTACCGGCAGCCAGGGCCAGGTAGGATTTCTCCATGCGCCCGCCGCGCAACTCCGTCTGCACATGCTTTAGCACAGAGCGCTTGCGCGCCACCATGATCGCGCCACTGGTATCCCTGTCCAGCCGGTGCACCAGCTCCATGAACTGGCTTTCAGGAAACATCTGGCGAAGCACCTCAATCAGGCCCAACCGGACGCCGCTGCCACCATGCACTGCCAGGCCAGCCGGCTTATTGATGACCAGAAGCCCATTCGCATCATAGAGTATGGATTCTTGCACCAGCTGACGCAGCTGGTCCCCGGCCACCGGCGCTGGAGCCTGCTCTGCGGTCCGCACGGGCGGCACTCGCACCACATCTCCCGCCTGGAGCTTGTACTCCGCTTTCACTCGACCTTTATTGACGCGCACCTCACCCTTGCGGAGGATCCTGTAGATGCGCGAACGCGGCACACCTTTCAGGCGCGCCTGGAGAAAATTGTCGATCCGCTGGCCCGCCAGCTCACCCGGCACGGTGAGAAACTGGACACCGGGAGCACCGGATGTGGGAGTGGCTACAGATTTGCCGGCCCCTGAGGCATCGGCGGAGGGGTGTTTACTTCGCATCGGCGAATGATAGCGGGCCCAGGCTACCAATTGAAGCGCCCCTGCCCCCGTGCTATATTCGGCCGGCCTGAATTGGGCTGGTTTTCGGCGGTGTGCGGCACTATGAGGTAGCCACAGGCACCGCTCCAGAGAAAATACCGCCAATCGGCCGGTGCGTGCGACCAGCACGTCATCAACAAAACTCTGCCGGCCAGGTCGCTCACCTAGAGAATATTACGGAGCACCTCGTCGGCCACAAGGTCCCGCCTAACAGCGGGTGTTTATGCGAAGGTAAGACGGGCTGAAGCCCGCAGCGCTTGAAGTTAAGACTCAATCAGTTACGTCCCGCTCTGTCGACATGTGCCAGCGACCGCACTGGCAACCCGGAAAGCATCGGTAACCCGGCTTCCGGAGACACAAAATAGATGACCAGAGGGCCCGGCCAAAAGCCAGCCGGAACAGAGCCTTGAAAAGACGTAAACCTCGCCGCCCGAGTTACCAAGAAATCGGGGCGGCGCCCGGGAGTACCGCCTCTGTGAGGCCGGAGCGAAACCGGGTAGTACTGAAACAGTGGTGCTAAAGGTGCCAACGGGTTTCGCGATGCTATGCGCGCCCGGAGTTTAAGCAGTGAGACTGCCCCTGATCTCCCCCGCAAACGCCGGGTGGAGATTCAGAGTCCGTCCCTGCCCGCCCCACGCCTGTGCGCGGGGCCACAAAGAGCCTGCGAACTTCAGTGTCCTGCCTTTGCGCAAAGCAAGGACTAACGACACGCATGAAGAGAATGCTGATCAACGCAACTCAACCTGAAGAGTTGCGCGTTGCCCTGGTCGACGGCCAGTGGCTGTACGACCTCGATATCGAAAACCGCACCCGCCAGCAGAAAAAGGCGAACATCTACAAGGGCAAGATC from Microbulbifer aggregans includes these protein-coding regions:
- the rpmF gene encoding 50S ribosomal protein L32, whose translation is MAVQQNKKTRSRRGMRRSHDALGAGATLSVDPTTGEKHRRHHVTKDGFYRGRKVIEVGGSEEE
- a CDS encoding YceD family protein, coding for MAGGASQQADTIPKIVDARKLVQREQVLSGTVPASALDRLLAAVESVDGDVRAELTFGRDLNRHMAVEGKVSCNVQLLCQRCLQPMPESVEAGVHWGIVWSEEQGKSLPKDLDPVIQDGDELNLYQVLEDEILLNLPMVAYHDEECVARDKFQFADKSEEQGEQRENPFKVLEQLKGSSDKS
- a CDS encoding Maf family protein translates to MPRQLILASSSPYRRQLLQRLQLPFECSSPHINEEATVGETPEALAGRLASEKAQALAARFPDALIIGSDQVADLQGQALGKPGNLETAREQLLACSGEQVVFHTGLSLLDTATGQQRTEVDRFTVHFRKLSEQQILNYLNREQPFDCAGSFKVEGLGIALFEKMEGSDHNSLIGLPLIRLVSLLSEFGLPPLEQP
- a CDS encoding HAD-IA family hydrolase — its product is MLVILDWDGTVCNSEARIVFCMQRAADRAGLPVLHPEAIGNIIGLGLPEAVSSLFPEASMEQRDSMRQFYADEWLAARSEPLPLFDGVLETLDRLQSDGHQLAVATGKSRRGLNREFEDHGLGALFVASRCADETASKPHPRMLRELLLETGIPVEEAVMVGDTVYDLQMAAALDMAAVGVSYGVHHPERLQACGPSAIIDHFPELLSWPPLVS
- the rluC gene encoding 23S rRNA pseudouridine(955/2504/2580) synthase RluC; this encodes MRSKHPSADASGAGKSVATPTSGAPGVQFLTVPGELAGQRIDNFLQARLKGVPRSRIYRILRKGEVRVNKGRVKAEYKLQAGDVVRVPPVRTAEQAPAPVAGDQLRQLVQESILYDANGLLVINKPAGLAVHGGSGVRLGLIEVLRQMFPESQFMELVHRLDRDTSGAIMVARKRSVLKHVQTELRGGRMEKSYLALAAGKWPRGRRVVEAPLRKNTLKSGERMVSVDPEGKASETRFQVLERFSGATLLAAEPVTGRTHQIRVHAQFVGCPLAGDAKYTADDVNKAFRAVGLKRLFLHSALVGCTLPDGQKVKVEAPLSEELELVLSNLRSGAELPAQA